The genomic segment AGGGAAGGAAATCCTGAGATCAAAAATATGCGCCGCGAGCTTCATCGTGAAATACAAAGCGGGAGCCTGGCGCATAACGTGAAACGCTCGACGATTATCGTGCGCAATCCTACCCATATCGCGATTTGTCTTAATTATCATCCAACTGAAATGCCAGTACCGCAGGTCGTGGAGAAAGGCCGCAATGCGAGAGCTGCACATATTGTCTGCCTCGCGGCACAGTTTTCAGTTCCCGTTGTAGAAAACATACCTCTTGCGCACCAACTCTACAACGAGGTTGGCTGTGGGGAGACAATACCTGAAACCTTGTTTGAGCCAGTGGCCGCTTTATTACGACTTGTTCTGAAAATTGACTACGAAACTGAATGCTCATAGGTTTCCATGACATTACGCGGCCACTGTTTACAATCAAACAACCGAGGATAATCCCCGTGTGACATGCCATGTGTCGCGGTTACCAATTCGCGCTGCGTTGGAAAGACCGATTATCGGTATCTCTCTTGCAACCTTATTACCGGGGGCACCCGTGTTAAATTCCTGAACATTGAGGTTGCCGCTATGCTGATATAATTTTTCCAGCAGCAGTTTATCGTCATGGCTTGGCTTACTGCCTGGCGAGCCCAGCATCTGTTGCTGATGATGGATAATCGCGCCATGTTTTAGTTCAATATCCAGGACACCCGTTCTGTCCTTACCGCTTTTACAATTCCAGCACGGCGTTATGCCGATCTCGTGGGTGAGCAAGGCAACACGTTTTGCCGCCTTGTAGGGCTCATTATTATCGGAATGATGTGAACGGTTCCGCCAGATCGTTTGAAGCTGCGCACTAAGATGCCTGACCAACGCAGCGTTGTGCGGTTTTTGTTGTAAATATTCCCCCACCCAGCCGCCGGGCTCTGCCCCCGGAGACATATCGTGACCAAGCAGCCGATTAAATGCGGTGGCATTGTAGCCGTCGGCGTACCTATTACCCAGTTTCAGCTTTAGCGATAATTCATTGACCCCGAAGTTAAACGTTGCAACATCCAAATCGATTTGGATCTTACGCAAGGTAGCGTGCTCGTCACGTATCTGCAGAACTAAAGGCTTTTCACTGGCGAGTTTATGCCAGACGTTCATCTGCTCATCCAGCATTCTTTTTTCAAAGAACATGCTGGCAGTCACCAGGGATGTAGACACGAGGCGTAATGGAACGGTTTCCCCCTTAAGCGCGTTAGCCAGCAATTCTGGTTTTGCGTACAGGGCTGCACAAATCACCTCCCTTGCACGGTTTTCAGCGCCTTCATTACGCTCGGGGCTGTTTTGATCAAGACCAAATGGCGACAGAATTCCATGCCTGATACCTTTGAAAAGCAGCGTTTCTTCCCTGGAGGAAGCAAACGTTTCGGATATCCAAAGATTAACGGCATGCTCCTTTTCCTGAGTGGATTTGCTGGAAACCCCTTTGTTATTATAAGTGTGGGCAAAGATGTCCATGCTGCCAAGTTTCATCTGCCCGGCGGGTATCTGAACACTTTTATATTTATGGCCTTTATGCTCGAATTGCGTTGTGAGCACTTTCCACTGCTGATTATTAAGCAGATTTTTCATTCCATTGTGATATAAAACTTTGGATTGCCTGTCGGCTTGCCTTCCTTTTATTCCGTCCTGAATGAGCGCCTGTTTGATGATGCGTTGCAGTTGCTTTTTAAGCCCGTGTGTTGATGCTATTTCCTGAGGATTCGCCAGGCGATCTTCACTGAATTGATGGGCCTGTAACGACGTTGATAGTTTCTGCAGAAACGTTACATCATAGCCCTTATGATTTTCCTGCAGAATGTTAATGGTCGACTTAACCATAAGCTGTTGAAGCTGGTACAATTTAAACAATGTTTGCGTTGCTGGCGGTTGTTCAGAATTCTCTGCTGCCAGTCGGAATTTTGGATTAACCTTTAGTTCGCAAATAAAGGCAGAAGATACTTTCTTCTTTGGCGATGCCATCGCGGACGGCACATTTCTGATGCCGAGCAGTTTTGAAAATATCGTTTTGATTTTGGCGAGTAAGCCGCAACCTGATGTGCACTTGCTCATTATGTGGGACGTTTTATGCCCGGCGCCAAAGTTTTCATCGTCCATAACGAGCAGCTTTGGGTGATTAAAATCGTAGCTTCCGGTGATTTTCATGGTTTTTCACTCCCGCGACGTTTGTTTCAGGTTGTAAGGAACATAACAGAACATTAATCATAAATGTGATTATCCATTCTAATTCCATCATGTTCAAAATCTTGCAGTAAACGATTATTTCTCTGCGATGTTGACTAATTGCAGTTAGCTAACTGGAACAGGTCCTTCGATGTCACGAAGTTAAATTCGTTTTCGTTCAGGAGGTATCACAAGTGAAAGTGTGGGTCTTAATATTTTTTGGATTTTTTGCAACCCGGCCAGCATGGGCCGACTGCTGGGATCATGCCGAACGAAGTTTTGGAATCGAAGCCCGGCTGCTTAACGCCATAGCGCAGGTTGAGTCTGGAATGAATCCTGTTGCCGTCGGCAAAAACAGAAATGGCACTTACGATTATGGATTGATGCAAATTAACAGTATCCATCTCCCTTCGCTACGTAAACTGGGGATTGATGCCGATGTGCTGAAACAGGATCCCTGTACGTCTGTGCTGGTGGGCGCATCAATACTGGCGGATATGATGAAAATCTATGGTTATAGCTGGGAGGCCGTTGGTGCATATAATGCTGGCACCGCCAAGAATCGCCATCATTTAAGAATGCGGTATGCGAATAAAGTCTGGCGCATCTATCAGCAAGACCGGCCAGACGTGGCTTAACGTCTCGCCGGATAGCTCATAGCCTGTCGGCCGAGAAAGGGCATCATAAGAATACATCATTATTAATGAAGGGTTAGTTATAATTCCATCATGATACGTTTAACTTATAAAACTATCATGAAGTTAGGTTGAATCAATGGGAATAAATTAAAACATGAATGACTTAATTGATTACCGCCTCGCATCATCGGGAACGACCATTGATGTGGTAAACACTGAATTGTGGCTGTTAACCACTAACATCCCGGAGGGTGGGTTAACGTTACAAAAGAAAAGTGAAATTGAATATCTTGAATTATTGCCAGAGCAATATAGTGTTGTGGCAATATCGTCAGGGACGGCATGCGCAGTTACAGGGGATGTTTATTATAAGAAAATAGATTTCAGGAGTCTGGCTAAGCTACAAGCATTTATTGATTCGTCGAAGCGTAGCGCGCAGATTTTTACGCCTGGAATATCATGGGCAGCATTGCCTGTAGATAAGGATTTCGACATAACCAGTAAAGCGCTGGAATACTGGTTTATCAGGATGAGCGTCGAATCAAACAATGATTTCATGCGCTTTTCCAGTGTGTTAAAAAATACGGAGTGGTATCAGTTAGTTTATTTTCTCCTTGAAATGTCTAACCTGGACAGTAATGAAAAGCTGAGTGACATGAGTGCGCGATACGGTGTCTCTGTGTCACATTTCAGACGTCTTTGCAGAACTGCGCTGGGTAATTCGACCAAAGTCGAACTTCGAGACTGGCGGCTCTCCAGAGCGATAGTAGAGCTGATGGGCGAGAAAAAAAACATTACTGAAATTGCGATGAAGCATGGTTATTCATCACTCTCTCATTTTTCTAACGAGGTGAAAACGGAATTTGGTGTATCGCCAAGGGAGCTGAAAAAGAACCTTACTCGAAAGGTAATTAGATGAAATACTTCACATTTTCTAAACGTTTAAGTGCAATCGCACTGAGTGCTGTTTTACTTAGCAGCGCCGTTTATCCGACGAGTTCCTACTCAAATCCCACTACGGCGGGTTACCGTGCCAGTCAGGAAGGCATAAAAGGCGTTTTTGACGCACTCTCTTCTGCCATGCGTAAACCCGTTATTCTGAGCAAGGCTGCAGAGCGAAAGAAGGTCACTGGCAACTTCGATTTTACGAACCCGATGAATACGCTCAAAGATCTCTCTGACCAACTCGGGCTGATTTGGTATGACAACGGTCAGGCAATCTATGTCTACGACGCGTCAGAACTGCGTAATGCGGTCGTTGCTCTGCGTAATACCTCATTCCCAGTTGTACGGGATTTCCTGATACAGTCAGGGGTATACGATCAACGTTTTCCGCTTCGTGCAGATAGCCGTAACACCACCTTCTATGTCTCCGGACCGCCTTCGTATGTAGAAACCATTACCAGCAGCGCGAAATTTCTGGATGAAAAAAGTGATGGTTTTGATGGCCGGGAAAACGTAGCGGTTATTCCACTGCATAATACGTTCGTCGAAGACCGCCACTATAAATTTCGTAATGACAACATCGTGATCCCAGGCGTGGCAACCGTGTTATCGCAACTGCTTGGCGGTTCTGGCCTTGGTGGGAATGTACAAATTTCACCGCTCTCCGAGCCTGCAGCAGAAGCGCCTGCCATGCCCGCTTTCCCTGGCGTTTTACCGAACCGTTCGCCTGCACCTGTTGTATCACTGGAAACCGCGGTTAAAAGCCGCCCGACTCATGCCGGGCTCTCTATCATTGCCGACCCTGGCACAAACAGCGTTCTGGTAAGAGGCAGTGCGGAACAAGTTTCCTACGTGCGTAACATCATCAGCGGTCTGGACGTCTCGAAGCGACATATTGAGCTGTCAGTTTATATTATCGACCTGCAGAAAGAGGCGCTGGATCAGTTAGGGGTACGCTGGTCCGGGAATGTGACAACAGGCGACAGCTTTGGTGTCGCGTTTAACGGCGGTAGCAGCACGATTGATGGCGCCAGCTTTATGGCTGATGTCATGGCATTGAGCTCCAAAAATAAAGCCAATGTTGTTTCACGTCCTATGGTGCTTACTCAGGAAAATATTCCTGCGGTCTTCGATAATAACCGAACGTTTTATACCAGACTGATTGGCGAGCGCAGCGTTGAATTACAGAATGTGACCTATGGTACCTCTATTAGCGTTTTACCTCGTTTTACCCAGGCGGGCGAAATCGAAATGATGTTAAACGTTGAAGATGGTAATCAGATGGGGCACGAGGTTGATTCCATGCCAGAGGTAGGCCGTACCAACATTAGCACTATCGCCCGTGTGCCGCGTAACAAAAGTTTGCTGATCGGGGGATATACCCGAGATGAAAGCTCAACGGTACAAGGTAAGGTGCCTTTGCTCGGTGATATTCCATTGGTAGGCGGTCTTTTCCGGTATTCAGTAGAGCGACAGTCAAATATGGTTCGCGTATTTCTTATTCAGCCCCGGGAAATTACATCCCCGCTGGATAAAGACGCCCACACTCTGGCTGGTGAATTAAGAAATGATTTATCTAACCCGGATCTGCATAACTGGATGTCTAATTACATGGAGAGTACCAGACGATGATTAATGTCAATGCGAATACCTTTGCCCTGAACGCAAATATTCAACGGCGTGAAAGAATGTTAGCTGAGAAGGAAAACAACGTTGACAAGGCTAACCGCAGACAATCTCTTGAGTCCAGCGATCAGTCAGAGATCGAGAACGAGGGCCAATCTGGCAGACAGCAGCGTATGCTGATGTCGCCCGAAGAGATGTCCTCCTCGATGAGCAAGCTTATCAACAGACGCAATAATGAAAAGAAAGCAGGCGCCAGCGAAGAGAGTGACTATGACAGAGTGCTGGATGATGAAGCCCCTCCGAAGGCACAGGAGATCGTCAGCATTGTAAAAAGTCCTTATGGTCGCAACTTCCAGGCTTTGCTTAAACAGATCCGGTCGCTATTTCCTGATGACAGCGATCTGGTATTAATACTGCGAGAACTGATCAAAAATAAAGAACTTGAGGAAATTGAGCGCAAACGTCTCAAAAAAATTCTGGCCCAGGTGGAAAAAAAGGCCAATCCCAAAAAGCTCAAAGCAGGGATTAACGTAGGTCTCAAGGCACGGATTTTTTCGCGAACGCTGGCGATCAAACCACAGTTATTGCGTGAAAGTTACCGACAATATTTAGAAAGCGATTGTGCAGAAGTTATCACTTATCAAGAGTGGGTGACAATTTACGGTGCGCAGAGCCGGAACATTATCATTGAATTTATGGAACAAGCGCTTTTTACCGATATCAATGCTCTGGACCCAAGCTGCAGCAGTATTGAGTTCGGCGAACTGCTGAGCAGGATGACGCAAATAAAACTATTTCGAAGCGCTGAGTGTGCTTTCCTCGGCCCGTTGATGAAAAGTGAGCTGGTTAACTCAGTTAATAATCAGGAAGCAGCGTGGCTTATGTTTATGCTAGCGATCATCCAGGACCCTCTTTCGATTGAGGATTGTCTGGCTGATATTTCAGGGGGAGGGCTGGTTCTCAATGATAATCGCCAGTATTTGACGTTGCTTCAGCTGATATATAGGGCGTTTAAAACGATTCCGCCGCGTTTCTTTATCGAAGCCGATGACCGGGACATACTGGATGACGAATTCAGACGCTGTACCGATGAGGCTTACAGTGCGAAGCAGCACTTCCAGCCGTGACTATTTGAACCACATGCTGATTGGGAAGATTATTTAAATGACCAATATCTTGAATCGACTTGGACGGCACCCGGAGATGTTTATTCTCGTGTTGGTGGTGACCATCATTTTCATGCTGGTAATTCCGTTGCCGACCTTTCTGGTGGATTTTCTCATTGGTTTCAATATTGTTTTATCGCTATTGGTTTTTCTGGCATCTTTCTATATTGACAGAGTATTAAGTTTTTCATCTTTCCCGTCAGTGTTGCTCATCACGACGATGTTCAGGCTTGCGCTGTCTGTCAGTACTACCAGGCTGATATTAAGCGAAGCCGATGCCGGTGACATCATCAATACGTTCGGCGAATTTGTCATTGACGGCAATCTGATCGTTGGCTTTGTTATCTTCACCATCGTGACGATTGTACAGTTTCTTGTTATCACCAAAGGCGCAGAGCGTGTGGCAGAAGTGGCTGCCCGCTTTTCACTGGACGGTATGCCCGGGAAGCAGATGAGTATCGACGGTGACCTGCGTGCCGGGACAATCGATGCAGAAGGCGCCAGTAGCCGCAGAAGTATTGTGGAAAGGGAAAGCCAACTTTATGGTTCCTTCGACGGCGCGATGAAATTCATCCGCGGCGATGCAATCGCCGGGATCATCATCATCTTTATCAACTTTATTGGTGGGATCGGGGTAGGCATTAGCCAGCATGGAATGGATATGTCTACGGCCCTCTCCACCTATACGATGTTGACCATTGGTGATGGCCTGGTATCACAGATCCCCGCGCTGCTCATCGCTATTGGCGCTGGTTTTATTGTGACCCGCGTCAATGGTGAAAAAGACAACATGGGGCATACCATCCTGCAGCAACTGTTGGGTAACCCTACGGTACTGGTCACCTCGTCGCTGCTGGCTTTAGGTATGGGAACGTTACCCGGATTCCCGTTTCCGGTGTTCGCCATCCTCAGTATGACCTTAGCCTCACTGCTGTTTTACCGGCAATGGAAAGATAAACAAACGGCTAAAGAGACGAAAATCGGTGCGGATCCGCAGCCTGTGGACGTCCAGCCAGCCGCCGGAGATGAACAACTGATCACCGATGTACAGGCACTCACCGCAGAAACGATTCCGTTGATGATCCTGGTGCCGTCTCAGCACGAAGAGTGGCTGCGTAATGTTAATTTTGCCGAAAGAATATTGAGCCAATTTTATATCGATTATGGCATCAGTCTGCCGGATATCCTGATTAGGCCATCGGCATCCCTGGACCAACACACCGCTATTTTGTTGATTAATGAGATAAAAGCCGGTGAGATCCACATCGAACACGACCGCTGGCTGGTTGTGAGTGAAGCCGACGGTATTGATATGCTGGGTATACCGGTTAATAAGGTTGGTAACGCCCTCTGGATAGATTCTGAGCATCGCGAGACGCTGATCGAGCTGGGCTATGCGCTGCGCAGTGCAATTGATGAGATTTATCACACCTTGTCCACTATTCTGGCGCGTCATATTAACGAATATTTCGGCGTTCAGGAAACGAAGGCAATGCTCGACAAGCTAGAGGATAAATATCCCGACCTGATGAAAGAGGTCGTCCGGCACGCCACCATCCAGCGTATTTCCGAGGTGCTGCAACGACTGGTATGTGAACGTATTTCTGTGCGTAATTTGAAAATGATTATGGAGGCCATTGCTTTATGGGCGCCAAGAGAAAAAGATATTATTTTACTTGTTGAACATGTTCGTGGAGTTATGGCACGCTATATTTGTCATAAGTTTGCCATTAATAATAACTTACGGGTTATCATGCTTTCACATGACGTCGAAGAGCAAATCCGCCAGGGTATTCGAATGACATCATCCGGTGCGTTTTTGAATCTCGAACCGCAGGTGTCTGAAGAGTTAATGGACCGCTTCAGTTTGCAAATGGAAAACACAACAGTGTCGCACAAAGATATTGTTGTCCTGTCGTCTGTAGATATTAGGCGCTTTTTGAAGAAGTTCTTAGAAAGTAAATTTAAAGGGTTAGATGTTATCTCTTTCGGTGAGATAACTGACAACGTCGCTATTAATGTCCTGAAGACCATCTAAAGTGAGGTTTTATGAATATCGATATCGCCGCAGTGCTCCGTCAGTCTTTACTTCTCTCAGGGGTGAATGAAAAATTACTTGAAGATTTCGATGGTCACTCCACCATCTCCCTCGATTTTGAAGATGACGTCAGCATTTGTATTGACGTTATTGATGAGGATGTCTGGATCTGGAATGGTGTGGCCGATGAGAACGCTAATTTAGTGTCACAGCGGGGCGCACTGCTGCTGGAAAAATTAATGCAGGGTTGTGCGTTTGCCCGGGGTGGGCAACTGATGCTATCAACTCAGGATGGTGAAATTGTCCTGAAGGGCATGATCCATCCGGAATTCCTGCAAAGCCCGGAACGCTTCATTGAGGCGCTTAACGAATTTTACGCGTCCGTGAAGGACATGCGTAAGAGTTTGCAGTAATGAACCGCGCGTCGCTATTACGTTATCAGGCGCATCCGCGCGTTATATCGGGCTCACTTGTTGAGGCCGTCCTAAATGGCTGTGTGATTGGCGAAATTTGCGAAATCAGACGCAGCTGGAGGGACAATACCGTCGTCGCGCGCGCGCAAGTCATTGGCTTTTCGCACGACAGCACGCTTCTGAGCCTGATTGGCACGGCTCAGGGGCTGTCGCGAGAGGCGGTTATCAGCCCCACCGGATGTGTATTGTCTATTCCCGTTTCTAAAGATCTGCTGGGTTGCGTCATTGACCCTTCCGGTGAAATTACGGAGCGCATAGCCGGGAACGGTACAGGCGGAGTGGGCGAAATGCGTGTGGTAAATGCATCACCGCCAAACTATCGCGAGCGCCAGGGGATCCACGCGCCGTTCATCACCGGGATCCGCGCCATAGACGGCTTAATTACCTGCGGCATTGGGCAGCGACTGGGCATTTTTGCCTCGGCGGGCTGTGGGAAAACGACGCTGATGCAAATGCTTATTGAGCAAAGTGATGCCGATGTTTTCGTCGTTGCCCTGATTGGCGAGCGTGGGCGAGAGGTGACTGAATTCGTTGAATCCCTGAAAAAGTCAAAGCGTAGCGACAACTGTATTCTGGTCTATGCGACGTCTGATTACTCTTCTGTCGATCGCTGTAATGCCGCGCTTGTCGCGTCAACCATCGCAGAGTTTTTCCGTGATCAAGGGAAAAATGTTGTGCTGGTCCTGGATTCCATCACCCGCTATGCACGCGCCCTGCGCGACGTAGCCCTGGCCGCAGGAGAACCGCCAGCGCGGCGCGGGTATCCTGCGTCAGTATTTGAGGCTTTACCCAGAGTACTGGAGCGGCCCGGGTCGACCCAGCGTGGAAGCATTACGGCGTTCTATACCATACTGCTGGAAAACGATGACGACCCCGATCCGATAGCCGAGGAGATTCGCTCTATTCTCGATGGACACATTTATCTGAGTCGGCAACTGGCTGCTAAAAATCATTACCCGGCCATTGATATTTTACGCAGCCTGAGTCGTGTCGCCAGTGAAGTTTGTGAAAAGGAGCATCTGGCATGCGCCGGAGAAATACGACGGATCATGGCAAAAATTGAAGAACTACAAATTTTTGTTGACCTTGGTGAATATAAATCTGGCGAGGATGAACAAAACGACCGGGCCATGTTTAAAAAGGAGGATATTTTCAACTGGCTTAGCCAGCCAGTCAGCGACCATTCTGACTTTACAACAACGTTAAGGGAGATGGAAAGGCTTGCAACATAAAATAAAACGTTTGATTCAACATTGTAATACCAAGCTTCAACATAACCAAAACGTACTTATTTCTCATGAGCGGGAACTTCGCATTAGTAAAGAGATGGTGGATGAACTTACAAATCGAATTCTAACGCTGAAACAACTTTGCATGAGTTTATGTAAGTCAGGAGAATTTAGTCGCAGCGAGCTTTTATCACTTCAGCGACGCCGGGCTACTCTTCTCAGAAAAATAGCCGAAACCGAGATAATGCTTTCGCAAAAAAAATCTGAGAGCGAAATGTGTGAAGTTCGCAAGGGTGAAACGCTTGCTGCCAGGAAGAATTTATTAAACAAAATGGATAAGTATGAACACCTGCATGACATTGAACGTAAGAAATTACGCCTCTTCCGGCAGGAGGCAGAAGAAAAAGAAATAGAGGAGAGAATATCGTGGCAAAGGTAACTAACACATCACCAATTTTCGTCGCGAAAATTACCGAAGGGTTAAGCTCTTTAGATAGCAGAGTGAAAGCGCAGAAGAAAAAATTGGCCGAAATGGATACGAGTGGGATGCTGAATGCTCACGCCGGACATGCCGTTATCAGCCAAACCTCTGTGCCACTGCCGATCAAGTGGGGGGGCGGATTGTCTCTTACTCCGGATAAAAACCCATCCGGCGCATACCGCAGTGAAGCGCTAACGAGCCAACTGCTGACGGCAAAACCGTGGGGCGAACAACCGGCCGCCAATGCACTCCAGCACGCGGGGCGCAACACAGCCAGCGTAGCCCATGTTAATAAGGGGATGATGCCGGCGGAAAATATCGGCCACTATCCACCACACTCGATGGAGAAAGCGGGGCGCGAGCAACAGATCCTCACTGGATTAAACCGTGCAGTACACATCACCGCGAGCGCTGGCATGCCGGGGAATTATCCAGAACGCGCCGGGCGTGAACTTGCCGTACCGGGCGCACTGTCGTCCGACAAAAAAGCCAGCATGGAAACAGCGGTAAATACTCTGGACGAAAAAAACTATCGTGGTGAATCTAAACTGAAGAGCCATGAAACGAAGCCTGTTAATCAGGAAAAAGTGCCTGAAACCCGGATGGCCGCGCCTGCAGACCTCACCGCGGCATCGCGCATGCCCGATATGAAAATGCCGCAGCCCGAAGCAACCAGACCGGCCCTTGCTCAGCAGCAATACTTTGCGCAGGTGAAAAGCAACGCAGCAAACACCAGCAGCGCCCATAACCTGCAGTACAACTTTTCTCAATGGGGCAGCGATCATCATGTCGCGATCTCAATGGCGAATCCGGGAAGCACCAGCACTTTCCATCCCTCGGATACTGTCGTGCACCAGAGGATGACGGCTAACCAGTGGGATGATAAGGCACAGCAAAATCGCTGGACCATGTCTGATGCTGACGAGCAGGGTGGCGCTCAGGATCAATCTTCTCATCAGCGTGATGAGGGTGAATCGTGATCGGTAAACATATTCCCGCCTTTAGTTATGCCGCCCAGGCAAACGGCCTGCTGCGTGAGCATTGGCAGAAAAATGGTTATGCATGCCGGGAATCTATTGTGCCCGACAGTGAAACATCCGTGCTGTTCACCACGGACAGCGGCTGGACAGGAATTATAGATGTGCTGGACTGGTTTGCCGCCGTGATGCCAGAAAGTGCTGGTTTGTGCCAGCATTTCTTCAGCCCAGAGCGCATCAGAGAGCTTCTGGCGCATAGCGATGCGCCTCTCCAGGGCCTGCCGCCGGAACTTGCCTGTCAGAAATTGGTGGCGTTGCAAACTGAATTTGCCGCACCGAAAGAAAAAGTAAACACCCTGATAACCCCGACCGGGCCACTCTGGTTAGTCTCCGTACCTGATGCGTTGACGCCCGATAACCGACAGGGCGAATTTCAGGCTGACCATTTGCCTGTCGCTGTCGAATATCACATTGGTTATAGCCAGCTTTCCGTGACGTTGCTAAAGCATATTGAGGCTGGTGATGTTTTATTTATGCGTCATGAAGACTGGCGGGTCGTTATTGCCAACCGTCGTATCTGCCGTTTCAAAAAAGAGGAAAATACGTTTATGTTTGAAGAATATGATGAAACTACGCCTGAAGAATTCACTTCTGAAATTGCAGAGACTCGTGAAGATATTCTGCTTCCTCGCGGCCAGATACCTGTAAAGGTGGATTTTATTCTGCAACACAGCACATTAACGGTTGAAGAACTGGAGGCCCTTTTTAAAGGCTCAGTTTTACCCTGCAATCCTGGGGCTGAGAATAATATTATACTCTCTGCGAATGGCGTTCATATTGCACGTGGAAGAGCCGTCTGGATTGATGATCGCTTTGCTGTCGAAATAGAGCAAATTTTTGCAAGGGGACAATATGCCACTGGGTAATGATATTTCGCTGATTGCGGTCTTAGCATTTTCTACTTTACTGCCATTTCTCATCGCGTGCGGAACCTGTTATATAAAGTTTTCGATCGTATTTGTTATGGTGCGAAATGCTTTAGGTTTGCAACAAATTCCTTCGAATATGACGCTGAATGGCATCGCCTTGATTATGTCTTTCTTTGTCATGATGCCAGTTATGAAAAAAGGCTACGAGGAAATCACCCTCGTGGGAGGGCCGAATCCTACCGTTGAGTCCGTCGCCTATGTTTTTGAAAATGGTCTGGATAGCTACAGAGATTATCTCTACAAATATTCAGACCCAGATATTGTACGATTCTTTGAGAATGCACAGACACAAAGAAATGAGTATTACGATATGGAAGAGGAGGAGAGAATGTCGCTTTTATCTCTGCTCCCGGCCTATGCGTTGAGTGAAATTAAGAGTGCATTTAAAATTGGCTTCTACCTGTATTTGCCCTTTGTTGTTATCGACTTACTGATCTCCAGCATACTGCTCTCCCTGGGGATGATGATGATGAGTCCGATAACCATTTCGGTGCCCATAAAACTGATACTGTTTGTCGTGCTTGACGGCTGGACACTGTTGTC from the unidentified bacterial endosymbiont genome contains:
- a CDS encoding SpaN/EivJ family type III secretion system needle length determinant → MAKVTNTSPIFVAKITEGLSSLDSRVKAQKKKLAEMDTSGMLNAHAGHAVISQTSVPLPIKWGGGLSLTPDKNPSGAYRSEALTSQLLTAKPWGEQPAANALQHAGRNTASVAHVNKGMMPAENIGHYPPHSMEKAGREQQILTGLNRAVHITASAGMPGNYPERAGRELAVPGALSSDKKASMETAVNTLDEKNYRGESKLKSHETKPVNQEKVPETRMAAPADLTAASRMPDMKMPQPEATRPALAQQQYFAQVKSNAANTSSAHNLQYNFSQWGSDHHVAISMANPGSTSTFHPSDTVVHQRMTANQWDDKAQQNRWTMSDADEQGGAQDQSSHQRDEGES
- a CDS encoding FliM/FliN family flagellar motor switch protein, producing MIGKHIPAFSYAAQANGLLREHWQKNGYACRESIVPDSETSVLFTTDSGWTGIIDVLDWFAAVMPESAGLCQHFFSPERIRELLAHSDAPLQGLPPELACQKLVALQTEFAAPKEKVNTLITPTGPLWLVSVPDALTPDNRQGEFQADHLPVAVEYHIGYSQLSVTLLKHIEAGDVLFMRHEDWRVVIANRRICRFKKEENTFMFEEYDETTPEEFTSEIAETREDILLPRGQIPVKVDFILQHSTLTVEELEALFKGSVLPCNPGAENNIILSANGVHIARGRAVWIDDRFAVEIEQIFARGQYATG
- a CDS encoding EscR/YscR/HrcR family type III secretion system export apparatus protein, coding for MGNDISLIAVLAFSTLLPFLIACGTCYIKFSIVFVMVRNALGLQQIPSNMTLNGIALIMSFFVMMPVMKKGYEEITLVGGPNPTVESVAYVFENGLDSYRDYLYKYSDPDIVRFFENAQTQRNEYYDMEEEERMSLLSLLPAYALSEIKSAFKIGFYLYLPFVVIDLLISSILLSLGMMMMSPITISVPIKLILFVVLDGWTLLSKGLIQQYLELAIG
- a CDS encoding EscV/YscV/HrcV family type III secretion system export apparatus protein; amino-acid sequence: MTNILNRLGRHPEMFILVLVVTIIFMLVIPLPTFLVDFLIGFNIVLSLLVFLASFYIDRVLSFSSFPSVLLITTMFRLALSVSTTRLILSEADAGDIINTFGEFVIDGNLIVGFVIFTIVTIVQFLVITKGAERVAEVAARFSLDGMPGKQMSIDGDLRAGTIDAEGASSRRSIVERESQLYGSFDGAMKFIRGDAIAGIIIIFINFIGGIGVGISQHGMDMSTALSTYTMLTIGDGLVSQIPALLIAIGAGFIVTRVNGEKDNMGHTILQQLLGNPTVLVTSSLLALGMGTLPGFPFPVFAILSMTLASLLFYRQWKDKQTAKETKIGADPQPVDVQPAAGDEQLITDVQALTAETIPLMILVPSQHEEWLRNVNFAERILSQFYIDYGISLPDILIRPSASLDQHTAILLINEIKAGEIHIEHDRWLVVSEADGIDMLGIPVNKVGNALWIDSEHRETLIELGYALRSAIDEIYHTLSTILARHINEYFGVQETKAMLDKLEDKYPDLMKEVVRHATIQRISEVLQRLVCERISVRNLKMIMEAIALWAPREKDIILLVEHVRGVMARYICHKFAINNNLRVIMLSHDVEEQIRQGIRMTSSGAFLNLEPQVSEELMDRFSLQMENTTVSHKDIVVLSSVDIRRFLKKFLESKFKGLDVISFGEITDNVAINVLKTI
- a CDS encoding CesT family type III secretion system chaperone, whose product is MNIDIAAVLRQSLLLSGVNEKLLEDFDGHSTISLDFEDDVSICIDVIDEDVWIWNGVADENANLVSQRGALLLEKLMQGCAFARGGQLMLSTQDGEIVLKGMIHPEFLQSPERFIEALNEFYASVKDMRKSLQ
- the sctN gene encoding type III secretion system ATPase SctN, producing the protein MNRASLLRYQAHPRVISGSLVEAVLNGCVIGEICEIRRSWRDNTVVARAQVIGFSHDSTLLSLIGTAQGLSREAVISPTGCVLSIPVSKDLLGCVIDPSGEITERIAGNGTGGVGEMRVVNASPPNYRERQGIHAPFITGIRAIDGLITCGIGQRLGIFASAGCGKTTLMQMLIEQSDADVFVVALIGERGREVTEFVESLKKSKRSDNCILVYATSDYSSVDRCNAALVASTIAEFFRDQGKNVVLVLDSITRYARALRDVALAAGEPPARRGYPASVFEALPRVLERPGSTQRGSITAFYTILLENDDDPDPIAEEIRSILDGHIYLSRQLAAKNHYPAIDILRSLSRVASEVCEKEHLACAGEIRRIMAKIEELQIFVDLGEYKSGEDEQNDRAMFKKEDIFNWLSQPVSDHSDFTTTLREMERLAT